In the genome of Thiorhodovibrio winogradskyi, the window GATCATCCGGGATCTGCCCGAGCTTCTTGCGCTGGTCGTCATTGAGCGATTTCGGCAGGTTCGCGCGCATTTGAGCGATGGTGTTGTCGCGCGTCTGCTCCAGCTTGGCCTTGGTCTGGTCGGCCTTGGTCAGGGCCGCCTTGACCTTCTGTTCCATGGCGCCGAGCTTGGCGCGAAACTGGTCGAAAACGCTCAGATCCACCTCGGTGGCGTGGCCGAAGCGGGCTTGCAACTCGCGCGCCTTGGCTTCCAGGCTGTTGATGGTGCCGTGCCCGTCGGCCAGCAGTTTCGCCGACAGTTGGGCGAAGTGAGCGGTGGAGGGCAGGGGCATGGAGGGGCGGTTGCCCAGGGCTTTTTGCCGCGCATCGTCGATTTCCTTGGGGATGGAGCCCAGGCGGCGCAGCAGGGGCGTGAGTTGTTCCTTGGCCTGCTCGAAGGGCGCCATGTCGATATCGGCGCCACGGTGCAGGCGGCGGACCAGATCGTCGCGGTAGTGCTCGATGCTCTTGGGCGGGTCGTCCTGGTGCTCCAGAGCGAGCAGTAGTCGGCGGGCGTCGCCCATGGACTCATCTTGGATGCGAGTCATGCCGCGGAAAAGGAGCAGTCCGCGCAGCAAGGAGGGAAACAGCCAAACCGTGTCTATCTGGGTGGTGATTTCGCGGAATTCTTCCGTCTCTCGCAGCGGCTCCGATGGCAGGGGCGCGGGCGGCCATTGGTGCGGTTTCCAGGCTTTGTCCAGCGTGGTGAAGGCGCGCAGCCGCAGTCGGGGCAGTTGGCTTTGGATGCGCTGGTGCTCGGGGTGCATCCCGGTGATTTCCAAAGGCTCCCCGCCGTGAAAAAAGCCCTTGGCCAGGAACTGGTCGTCCTGGGCCTGGTTGAAGTATTCGTAGTTCATGTTGTCGGGGAACCAGGGCCAGCGAGTCTTGAGCCAGACATCGTCATAGGTGCCCGCCTTGGCTTTGCGCTGCGGCCAGGTCTGATCCAGGGGACCGAGGCAGACGGGTTCGGGCTGGTCCGAGGGCGCGCCGATCAATCGCCCCAGGTGTTCGATATTTGGCAATGGGCGCCGGGCCACGCCATCCGCGCCGGTCACCTCCACAGCGCCCTTGCCCAGCGGGTTACGCGCGAAGCCCTCGCCGCCAAAGGCGTGCTCCCAGGTCAGCGGCAGGGAGACGAAGGCTTGAGGATCGGTGATCCCGCCAGCTTTCCAAAATCGGTCGCCGAAGACCGCCACCTCCTTGGTGATCTCTCCCACGCGAAACCCCGCCTTGTGCGCCACGCGCGCCACGCCACCGGGGTGAAAGCAAGCCCCGGAAACCAGCACCTCGCCACGTGGTTTGGGCACGATCTGATCGATGATCGCCGGCTGCCCCAGTTGGCCGGGCACCTGGCTCCAGAGATTCTGCTCGGTGTCCAGGCTGTCCGGATCGAGCAGATCGAAATAAACCAGTCCGGCCAGGCACAACCAGGTGTCGCCGTCGATACCGATGGGCCTGAACAGCGGCGAGACGGTTTTGTCCTTGAAGACTTTCATGGTCGCGGACTGAATGCTTAGAAGTTATTGATCAGTCCCGCGATGGTGTTCATTTCCGTGGCGATGGTATCGCTTTGGGCGGCGACCGTGGATTTCTTGGCGAGAATGCGGGTGGAAACCCCAACGATTTCTGATCGAGCACTGACGAGTTCGGAATGTTCTCCACCGAGTTTGGTCACGTCACCCGCCAACTCCTGAACCGAGCCCGCGAGATGGGATTGCAGTCCGGCAAGGCGCATGGTCTCGCCAGCCAAGGTGCTGACCTGTCCGGCCAGTTTCGCCGACTCTCCCGCGAGTTTGTTGGTCTGGCCCGCGAGCTTGCACTGCTCGGCGTATACGCCGGTGATGTCTCCGGCCAACTCAGTCACCGCGCCATTTAGCTTGGTGTGGTCCACCCGCATGGTATTGACTTGCGTCTGGAGCTGATTCACTTGGGTGGCGAGCTTGTTTTCGTTTAGGCTCATATTGAACTTTTGGGGAGCCATTTCGCCTTTGATGGCCGCCGTGAAGGCGAACTTGGAGATCAAGAAGGCGTCGGCGGCGACACCCACGACGACTTTTTCCATGCCACCGCCGACGAAGGTGAAATCGTTCCCGAGAATGGCCTTATTAGTAACCTGGGCATCAACTTTAAGCAATTTGCTCGTGCTGATGTGAACGCCCCAGACCTTGCCAGCATCGCTGTTCTTCTTGTTCTCCGCCATTTGCTTTTCCAACTGGTCGATCTGCTGTTCATTTGCCTCGACCTGTTCATGGTCGGCCGCGGTCTGGGCATGGTCAGTCTCGGCCTGGGCATGGTCGCTGGATGCCGTGGAATGATCTGTGGCGGCCTGGGTATGGTCGCTGGCCGCCGTGGAATGATCCGTCGCGGCCTGGGTGTGATCGCTGGCGGCGGTGGAATGATCGTTGGATGCTGTCGAATGATCCGTGGCGGCCTGGGTATGGTCGCTGGCGGCGGCGGAATGATCCTCGGTTGCGGTGGAGTGATCCGTCTCCGCCCGTGCATGATCACTCTCGGCTCGGTCATGGTCCGCGCTTGATTGGCCGGAATTGCCGCCGCCGGATGGGTCGGATGGACCAGTGGGGAAGGCGCCGATGATCACGCAACTGCCCGCCATGGGAGAGGCCAGGTGGATGCGCTGATTGCCCGCTTGGTCCTCGATGTGCATCTTGTTGCCACCAGCCGTGGTTAATTTGCACATGGAGGCGCTTTCGCTGCTGACCTGACTGGGGTTTTCCGGATTGGGCGCGGCGCCGGCGATAATCGGCTGGTCCGGATCGCCGTCGATAAAGTGCAGCATCACCTCGCAGTCTTTATGCAGGGGAAAATGCAACCCGTGATTCGGGCCGCCATAGGGCTGGATCATGCGCAGCCAGCAGGAGGCCTTGCCATCATGGCGACCGGAGAGATCGAAGGGCAGGATCACCTTGTACCGGCCATGGGGGTCGAGTTCGGCGTACTGTCCGCTGCCGGCGCCGTCAACGCGCGCCGTGAGGGATCCGGCGATGCGGGGTTTGGACGTGGTCCGGGGCGGGCGAAACTGGGTTGTCGCGGGAATGCATTGGAAGCTGTTGCGGTAGAACAGCTCATCGGTCATCTCCTCGTCGCCAAGGCCGAGGCCGCTTAACAGGTAGCGCGCCTGGTTGCCCTCGTGCCGGATTTGCGTGGTCAGGTAATCCTGGTTGAATGCGTCGCGAAAATGCCGCCGCATGCGAAAGACATATCCAGGGCGCAGGGCCGGAATGGAGGACATGCCATGAAAGACCTTCTCCTGGCAGC includes:
- a CDS encoding type VI secretion system Vgr family protein, which translates into the protein MPRLSDHAFHFHSQAVDQDTFMVVRFQGEEGLSELYRFEILLVSEQADLDLDAILQSPATFTIKTTTSQDGKGDLPFHGILASFEQLHQADSWVFYRAELRPKLWWLTLTHHNQVFLNQKLDAFLGAVLKDGGLSPGLDFDFQLKETYPTWDYLCQYNESHFAFVSRWMERDGLYYWFEQNDQGEKMIASDTLIAHSTLPGHETFDYAPPTGLDASLADQVIKRFTLKQSPLPKNVLLKGYNYMKPSLNLSGKAHVQDKGRGEIYLYGEHFLDTHEGNHLAKVRAEEYRCQEKVFHGMSSIPALRPGYVFRMRRHFRDAFNQDYLTTQIRHEGNQARYLLSGLGLGDEEMTDELFYRNSFQCIPATTQFRPPRTTSKPRIAGSLTARVDGAGSGQYAELDPHGRYKVILPFDLSGRHDGKASCWLRMIQPYGGPNHGLHFPLHKDCEVMLHFIDGDPDQPIIAGAAPNPENPSQVSSESASMCKLTTAGGNKMHIEDQAGNQRIHLASPMAGSCVIIGAFPTGPSDPSGGGNSGQSSADHDRAESDHARAETDHSTATEDHSAAASDHTQAATDHSTASNDHSTAASDHTQAATDHSTAASDHTQAATDHSTASSDHAQAETDHAQTAADHEQVEANEQQIDQLEKQMAENKKNSDAGKVWGVHISTSKLLKVDAQVTNKAILGNDFTFVGGGMEKVVVGVAADAFLISKFAFTAAIKGEMAPQKFNMSLNENKLATQVNQLQTQVNTMRVDHTKLNGAVTELAGDITGVYAEQCKLAGQTNKLAGESAKLAGQVSTLAGETMRLAGLQSHLAGSVQELAGDVTKLGGEHSELVSARSEIVGVSTRILAKKSTVAAQSDTIATEMNTIAGLINNF